The Cicer arietinum cultivar CDC Frontier isolate Library 1 chromosome 1, Cicar.CDCFrontier_v2.0, whole genome shotgun sequence genome contains the following window.
attaaaacttaaaaggcAAATGGGCTCGAGGGAACTTGCAATACACGTGTGGCTCCAAAGTGCTACCTCGTTGACTTCATAGAATAGCTTTTTGACTGGAGACTTTGTAGAATTTTTCTtagttattaatattaaatatgataacTTTTTGTTTCTAGAAAATTAAGTGGAGTCAGCAACAGTTTTTTCTGTTACGAACGCAATTGGGTGCTTATCTTGTTATTTGACATCGCATTCGTGGAATCTTTGAATGTCGTATTTTTTCGAGTAAATACTCATTTCAATATTTGAAAATGTGTGGCGTTATTACGATGgttcataaatatattaaaaaatataaaatattttagatgtGTCCTGTAGTagtaatttattgaattaaattgaaaatagaaGATTTGGACCCAAAATTTGggcaataaaagataaattcaataatcaaactaataaaaatatatttaatgttcaaattgaataaaaaaattgtttttatatgtttttttgtaatttttatatattctaatattttttttattaataaagttTTAATAGGGATATAGATCTCAATACAACAATAAAAACTCCTACCACTAGAGTACAAAACATGATAATAAAGATATTATTATGTTCTATTATTTGCAACACTAATGGATTATTCAACCATCATCCAAAAAGTAAACTAGAGGGAACCTTGTTTTTCAATAAAGCTTTCAAAGCACTATTAATATTCTCCTCTAATCTTGGGGACcactatattttaataaaagaacaaTATATGCATCTTTTACCTTATAGCCTTCAAGTTTATTAAGGCTCCATATCCACTTATCATTCAAGTTATTATATGGCATGATATCTTGCAGGCaaattatattcaaattatCCTGCCAACTGTAAGATTTAGGGACTAAAGTGATAGCTTATTAACATATATACTTCTttgtaatattaataatgtagtAGTAAGTAGATGTGAATTATTAAAAGATTAACATTTATTGATATTTGTTGAAAACTTAAAAGACAGACAAGAAAACGGAAAGAATGATATTTAAAGATTGATCAAGTTGTGTTGGGGTATTTCTCACCCACAATATTCTAGATTAAACTTTAAAGAACAAAACATATAAACAAATAATCTACGATACACAAGCTCATTTCacataaacaaatcaaatatctTATTAATATACACAAGCTCATTTCacataaacaaatcaaatatctTATTAATATCTTTAGCACAAGGTCATTGACCAAGAAGATGTTAGAATGCACGGTCATTCTTCAACCCAGTTACTGATTTCAACTATTTTTGTCTTAAGATGTAAGCCTCATAAGTCACTTTACTCACTATGATCAAAGTTGtgttaaataatttaaagactCTGTAGACTCTATTCTAATCTTCAAAATTAGAACcataataaaaagaaacaccaaaaacttaaaaaagaaagtcattatctatttaaattttaaataatataaaaaatttataaataaccTTAATATCATCAAAAAGAGACACCTTttgtaaataacataaaaaagagCCATGTTTTAATATaacatcataaattcaaaaTGTTACAAAATTTAGGCAATTTTAAGCATCTTTTTTATTAAgtgaattatttaaattgacATCATCACCATGTTCAAcataacaatttaattatcCAAATCATCATTTAATTTCAATAGGCTCACCACCTCTATAATTTCTGGACGAACCCCTTCATTCTCCATATTTTCAGCAGTAACCGTATTCAACAAATAACAATCTAAAATTTATCGTATTTTAGctttaaatcaaattttgtaATACTAAAATATCcaccaaatataaaaaatgcatATGTTATGTTGTAACTCATTGTAAGAAATCAAAATCATACAAAAACAAACCATGAATATTAAAAGTTCAAAAATGTTATCATCACATAGATTAATTAAGTACCTAAATTTGAAGTTGAAAATATAAACCCAAGTGAAATTGGaaacaatttgaaaatatttgtattaacccttaaatacattttaatttgcAAATTTGATGCCAGGTTTGAAATGGCCTAATTGTTGGGTTTGTGAATGGGGGGTATGCAGAAAAACACGAATTTTAGAACTCAATCCCAAAATTGCGTGTGTGAGAACACTATATTATATCATTGTACTATTGCAACGCATCTAATAATTTTAGAATGTTAACACTATATAACTCATATTTTGGAGCTCTCAAAATTTTGGGTCCAATGGCCCGACCTTCAAATGCTATGGGTCAATACCTAAGCTAAACTTGGCGACAAAAATAACTAGCAAAGAGGccacaaaaacaataacaacaatGCTAGCACTAAAGCTTTGACCAAACCAATGAGAATGAAACTAAGAACTTGTCATGGTGGGTTTGGAGGTGAGCATGATTGTGTTGAATCTGTAGGTGTGAGGAAGGTAATGGGATAAACGAAGAAAAGAAGGTAATGGATATATGGGAGTATTCTTCCATGACAAGAACTTtgtcaacatgatttcaaaggagaaaaattaaaattgtagaaAAGTCAACACAACAATCCAAAATAGAACTCAAGGATGAGGAAGAAATGacacaaaatagaaaatatgagaaaaaaggGGTTGAGGAGGAAGAGACCGAAGAGAGCATGGAGTAGGCTAAGAAGAACTTGGAGGTGAGATGAGAACCAAGAAAAATATGCACAGAGTTAGAGATGAGAGAGTAAACAAAGCAAACTAGCTAACTCttacaatttatttatcttgtgtttagagatataattggattttttttttaatgtatttggatgaaatcattagtgttcctattttaattgattcatAAATGTAGTAAATAGAACTTAATGTATAATGATATTAAAACTCTTACGATTATTAGTATTTTGTTAAAGTGGAGATCAAACACGCAACTTCTTTATCACTTCACTATATAACTCTTTCAATTCAACCATCAAAGAGTCTTATATTTCCTATAAAAtctattcatttaaatatttttctctccaattaatattattgttattgataataatattttttctcttcaattaatgttatttttttttctctcgaattttttttttaaaatgttaattattgaATAGGGTCCTTATTTACTTTGGCTGCTTAaccaaaaagaaacaaaaaatgaatGGTACCAATGATCACTTATTTTCATATAGTTGAAATGAAAAGTTTACAATATTCAACCCCTGACTAAAGTTAAAACTTCACACACAAGCAATTTATTGAACTATAGTATAAGATGAGTTTACTAAGCAACGGGATAAGTGGGATTCGTAGCAAGTCCATATGAACCTTTCTTAGAATGTATATCTCGTTTCATCTTAATATATCCTTTCTCACCCCATTTCGTACCCCATGAATTTTTCAATAACCAATACTTCACACCATCATCACTAATGCCATAACCAACAATTGTAACCGTATGGTCTAAATCAGTTCCACATTTTCCTTTCAAAATCCCACTTGAGTAAAATTGAAAAGCACGTTGTCCCCCATCAATATAAACTGCTACAGGTTGGTTTGCCACTGCTTTTAAAAGTGCTTTTTCGTTAAATTTAGGAACTTTCTCATATCCCTTAATCTTAGCAACAGAGTATGCTccttttttaatgttacatttTTTATCAGCATTTTTGTAAGGGTATTTAGATTCACTTGCTATTCCTCCATTTTTAGCAATGAACTCATAAGCATCTTCTGTGTAACCGCCGTTACATCCTTGGCTGTTACCTTGAACACAATCTACTAGTTCTTGCTCTGAGAGTGACACCAATTTTCCTGTTGTTATTTGATGAATACCTTCTGTTGCAGCCACCGTTGCAAATGCCCAACAACTAcctacaaacaaaataaacatatatataatgtttaatTTGTCCCATGGTACAATATAAATGGATATACGCGGGACTGATATTCAAACTCGAGATTTTCTGGTTCTTTTACACGTAAAGTGAGCAAGTAATTGTTGGTCAACACTAGCTAGTCTTTTAATATAAGATCATAATTTTCTGTccattcaaataagataatttttatcttctaaaaaaaattgatacacTTAATAAGGGTTGTATTTGGAAAAGGATTAATAAACGCATACAACAAATTGTAAAAAGGTCTATATTAAATTATTGACtctttttgataaaattagttgatagttgttgaattaattgattatttagtAAAATCAGAAtggattttgttttttatttatttattatttagataatttatttattttaaattataataaataaattattttaaactatttacgttaaattatttaaaattataatgggtacaaaaatattttactaaaacaataaaggtaaaattaaaagaaaaaaaataataaattataaactatttaaattaatttatcaaaagatattataaactataaaatcataaataactgttataaaatataatttataatttttaaactgTAACTAGTTTTTTGATATTATCAAATAGAACCATTTGACTTATAATTAAGGACAGAGattttatagatatatataaatatatatataaaagacagTTAGGATAAAACAATTATATGCAtgtcttatatatttttttagttaccACATTTGTATTGGTCCTTGATTGGAGTGACAGCTCCTCTTTCTCTCCAATCCATTGTAGCAGGAACATCAGTTACATTTTCATACCTAAATTCATTTTCTGTTGCTATTCCAACACCAAGTGGCTTCTTGTTACCATTAAGTGAAGCCTTAAATTCTTCATTTGTTTGGTCAGCAAATTGATTAATGCTAAGGTTGAAATCACTGTCATAGAATGATTCAATGAACTCAACATTCTCCTTAAATATTTCGAAACGTTTTTGCTTCTCAGCAACATCCTTGTAAAACTTACCATGTTCTTTCATCCACAGTTCATGTTTCTCTGTCAAGGATGTTTCCAATAACCTGCTACAAATTACAACTGAATTCCACAGAGTCAGAATAATGAAAAACAGAGTTAAAATATTAGTAGAAGACATCTTTTAATTGATAGAATATTAATAGTGTTTAGTATTAAGCATGCTTCTAACTAACGTAATGCCTGCTATTTATAGCAAGCAAACGAATACctcctattattattttatagtatatgTTTTTCCGGCAATATATTCCTCTATGTTTCACAGTgagtattttatttgtaattttataatgtcaatataatatttattatttttttcaacaataaactcttatttattgtatcttaatttatttaatatctccactaataacttttaaaatgggtatttttataaatcagtatcattttatcattgaaatcagtataattaatcattttcttAAAGATACCAACAATTAGGGTCGATCTATAGTCCGTGTAACCTAGACCATCGTATATGGTCTCAAAATTTTAGGGACTtccaaatattaattatatattatcaatatttataaattattagatcTTTTATGATGGTtcaataacaaaatagaatatttCCATACAGCtcctaaaaatatttaaggCGGCTATGCAATTAACtcaaataaaaacatttataataagtcatgaaagtattttttatttttagtctttgtacttgataaattttgttcaaattaaattaatccaTATAGGACGTAGAATATATTTGACTTAAGAACCTCTAACTAAGAactaaattaaaatctaaaatgaCTTAAATCAAATATTCTACCTACTAATGAAActaatttcaatataaatacattttgcaacgattaaaataaaataata
Protein-coding sequences here:
- the LOC101502692 gene encoding senescence-specific cysteine protease SAG39-like; the encoded protein is MSSTNILTLFFIILTLWNSVVICSRLLETSLTEKHELWMKEHGKFYKDVAEKQKRFEIFKENVEFIESFYDSDFNLSINQFADQTNEEFKASLNGNKKPLGVGIATENEFRYENVTDVPATMDWRERGAVTPIKDQYKCGSCWAFATVAATEGIHQITTGKLVSLSEQELVDCVQGNSQGCNGGYTEDAYEFIAKNGGIASESKYPYKNADKKCNIKKGAYSVAKIKGYEKVPKFNEKALLKAVANQPVAVYIDGGQRAFQFYSSGILKGKCGTDLDHTVTIVGYGISDDGVKYWLLKNSWGTKWGEKGYIKMKRDIHSKKGSYGLATNPTYPVA